The sequence TCGTGTCTTGCTGATCGCGAGATTCATCTTCAGAGATGTCGCTATTTTTTTCTTGTTTTCGCACCTCATCCACTGCATCTCGACGAATATTGCGCAGGGCGACCTTGCCTTCCTCCGCAATCTTAGACGCCACTTTCACCAATTCCTTCCGGCGATCGCTCGTCAGTTGGGGAATATTTAGGCGAATGGTGCTGCCGTCAT is a genomic window of Candidatus Obscuribacterales bacterium containing:
- a CDS encoding ribosome-recycling factor, which gives rise to DGSTIRLNIPQLTSDRRKELVKVASKIAEEGKVALRNIRRDAVDEVRKQEKNSDISEDESRDQQDTIQQITDKFVKKIDELLSAKEKDITTV